In a genomic window of Candidatus Binatia bacterium:
- a CDS encoding DUF1329 domain-containing protein — MTPIRSRWMLAVALLLTASVSHAANPGERYDASNVDKIADLISPGVRWCVERGMPITIVETKSIAMPKRYLEATEKYSGQVRLSADGRRVENYTAGLPFPNIDPNDPQAAIKIMWNYDYKPLITDDVDLRNFDADTGTIGTGGSELSIERHFLLDHLRAMSFIGRLFVDPKPEFTPNPDGVRSKQGLYPILEPFDLKGVGTISYRYLDPDRQDDTWLYLPSLRRVRRLSSAQRSDALFGQDTDVDSYYGYAGNPAWFDWKLLGEKEMLGVFHAQNFPVKWAEGSANFAFDDVWEKRKVWVIEGTPKMAQYAYSKRLIWIDKETYAVLYSDIFDRAGNLWKVWLNDFSFRKQAFPGASITYEDEMGFLPAIVMVDIQAAHATKASLPSPRFPGEQGWYFNQGAKSGTTPDYFTVAAMISAGR, encoded by the coding sequence ATGACGCCAATTCGTTCTCGATGGATGCTCGCCGTGGCGCTGCTGCTGACGGCCTCGGTGAGCCACGCCGCTAATCCCGGCGAACGCTACGACGCCTCGAACGTCGACAAGATCGCGGACCTGATCTCGCCCGGCGTGCGGTGGTGCGTCGAGCGCGGCATGCCGATCACGATCGTCGAGACGAAGTCGATCGCCATGCCGAAGCGCTACCTCGAGGCGACGGAGAAGTACTCCGGTCAGGTGCGCCTCTCGGCCGATGGGCGTCGCGTCGAGAACTACACGGCGGGTCTGCCGTTCCCGAACATCGACCCGAACGATCCGCAGGCGGCGATCAAGATCATGTGGAACTACGACTACAAGCCGCTGATCACGGACGACGTCGACCTGCGGAACTTCGACGCCGACACCGGCACCATCGGCACCGGTGGCAGCGAGCTGTCGATCGAGCGCCACTTCCTGCTCGACCACCTGCGCGCGATGAGCTTCATCGGGCGCCTGTTCGTCGACCCCAAGCCGGAGTTCACGCCGAACCCCGACGGCGTGCGCTCGAAGCAGGGCCTCTACCCGATCCTCGAGCCGTTCGACCTGAAGGGCGTCGGCACGATCTCGTACCGCTACCTCGACCCCGACCGTCAGGACGACACCTGGCTCTACCTGCCGTCGCTGCGTCGCGTGCGCCGTCTGTCGTCGGCGCAGCGCTCGGACGCGCTCTTCGGCCAGGACACCGACGTCGACAGCTACTACGGCTACGCCGGCAACCCGGCCTGGTTCGACTGGAAGCTGCTCGGCGAGAAGGAGATGCTCGGCGTCTTCCACGCGCAGAACTTCCCGGTGAAGTGGGCCGAGGGCAGCGCGAACTTCGCCTTCGACGACGTCTGGGAGAAGCGCAAGGTCTGGGTGATCGAGGGCACGCCGAAGATGGCGCAGTACGCGTACTCGAAGCGCCTGATCTGGATCGACAAGGAGACCTACGCGGTCCTCTACTCGGACATCTTCGATCGCGCCGGCAACCTGTGGAAGGTGTGGCTGAACGACTTCAGCTTCCGCAAGCAGGCGTTCCCGGGCGCGTCGATCACCTACGAGGACGAGATGGGCTTCCTGCCCGCGATCGTCATGGTCGACATCCAGGCGGCGCACGCCACCAAGGCGAGCCTCCCGAGCCCGCGCTTCCCTGGCGAGCAGGGCTGGTACTTCAACCAGGGTGCGAAGAGCGGCACGACGCCCGACTACTTCACGGTCGCGGCGATGATCTCCGCCGGCCGCTGA
- a CDS encoding NAD-dependent epimerase/dehydratase family protein, producing MGIALVTGATGNVGNAIARALLAEGRAVRALVRDPERARPLLPSACELVRGDVTAPETLAPALRDVEVVFHAAGLPEQWLPDPTTFERVNVGGTENVLRASREAGVARFVYTSTIDVFAWRPGVAFDESILDPQPKHTAYERSKQAADRMVQRAVDEGVHAVFLHPSAVYGTSPTTSPGVNDLLKRLVAGEIPLLLPGTMPIVFADDVARGHLLAERAAPGSRYILSESVWTLPDLAREMAAAVRDVLGIEVRLPGVLPVWVARGVSIATEALSKITRRPPLLPAGQLEFLLSGATPVADRARRELGWSPCSARDGLRATVRWLADRGEIPRAR from the coding sequence GTGGGAATCGCCCTCGTCACCGGAGCGACCGGCAACGTCGGCAACGCGATCGCGCGTGCGCTGCTCGCGGAGGGCCGCGCGGTGCGCGCGCTGGTGCGCGATCCCGAGCGTGCGCGGCCGCTGCTGCCGTCCGCGTGCGAGCTCGTGCGCGGCGACGTCACGGCGCCCGAGACGCTCGCGCCCGCGCTGCGCGACGTCGAGGTCGTGTTTCACGCGGCGGGACTGCCCGAGCAGTGGCTGCCGGATCCGACGACCTTCGAGCGCGTCAACGTCGGCGGCACGGAGAACGTGCTGCGCGCCTCGCGCGAGGCCGGCGTGGCGCGCTTCGTCTACACCAGCACGATCGACGTCTTCGCCTGGCGTCCCGGCGTGGCGTTCGACGAGTCGATCCTCGACCCGCAGCCGAAGCACACCGCGTACGAGCGCTCCAAGCAGGCGGCCGACCGCATGGTGCAACGTGCGGTCGACGAGGGAGTGCACGCCGTGTTCCTGCACCCGTCGGCGGTCTACGGCACGTCGCCGACCACCTCGCCGGGCGTCAACGATCTCTTGAAGCGCCTCGTCGCGGGCGAGATCCCGCTGCTCTTGCCCGGCACGATGCCGATCGTCTTCGCGGACGACGTCGCGCGCGGGCATCTGCTCGCCGAGCGCGCCGCGCCCGGAAGCCGCTACATCCTCAGCGAGTCGGTGTGGACGCTGCCCGACCTCGCGCGCGAGATGGCGGCCGCGGTGCGCGACGTGCTCGGGATCGAGGTGCGGCTGCCCGGCGTGCTGCCGGTGTGGGTGGCGCGCGGCGTGTCGATCGCGACCGAGGCGCTGTCGAAGATCACACGGCGCCCGCCGCTGCTGCCGGCGGGACAGCTCGAGTTCCTGCTCTCGGGCGCGACACCGGTCGCGGATCGCGCTCGACGTGAGCTCGGCTGGAGCCCGTGCAGTGCACGCGACGGCTTGCGCGCCACCGTGCGCTGGCTCGCGGACCGCGGCGAGATCCCGCGCGCGCGTTGA
- a CDS encoding aldehyde ferredoxin oxidoreductase family protein, which translates to MTEQSPRGNGRYGTHGRVLIVDLTTRTSRTEELDESVYRMFLGGYGLGAYLMWRHFPPGTDPLAPEACFAIVSGLLTGARTPFSGRIQIVGKSPLTGTWADSNSGGSVAIQLRKAGYDALLVTGKASEPTVLVVRDGEVRFDPAGDLWGQEIPPVFDALRERYGGKSEVGVSAIGPAGEQLARIASVMNDRYHAFGRQGFGAIYGSKNLKAIVVSGSGEVPIADPKRFRELCQQITAEYKSALSWRMRFMVYMTKPKRWMGWMYRLMTRLGMKVEAPAQAMRQLWSDRGTTGAVAISVENGDAPIKNWKGVGAVDFPLASKGWKLDGKEVDKYITKKLSCGDCPMPCKGIVAVKKRGLSDVRRPDYETIVGFGANLLNDDLEIVTACHDACNRYGMDAVSASATLAWVCDLMDEGILTKDDLDGIDMRWGNGEAALALTIKMGKGEGCGAWLRHGSARAAAHIGRGAERFAIHVHGQEPAYHDSRFTSLMGVTYIADPTPGRHTAGSASWNETFNSKFPIPNAVDPKEVTVAWHGTEGKGVAQAHFSNAHQVLNGLGLCMFTNLTGGLPWLDLVNALTGWGMTEKDLLLAGERIQNLRAAFNRREGIKPSDFQPHPRMLGEGDGNLQKGPLKGIKVPLIQLKEDYYRAMGWNPVTGHLSRERAERLGMSELLAGYVDG; encoded by the coding sequence ATGACCGAGCAATCGCCTCGCGGTAACGGACGCTACGGCACCCATGGTCGGGTGCTGATCGTCGATCTCACCACCCGGACGAGCCGGACGGAAGAGCTGGACGAGTCGGTCTACCGCATGTTCCTCGGCGGCTACGGGCTGGGTGCATACTTGATGTGGCGCCACTTCCCGCCGGGAACCGATCCGCTCGCGCCCGAGGCCTGCTTCGCGATCGTGTCCGGGCTGCTGACCGGCGCGCGGACGCCGTTCTCGGGCCGCATCCAGATCGTCGGCAAGTCGCCGCTGACCGGCACCTGGGCCGACTCGAACTCGGGCGGCAGCGTCGCGATCCAGCTACGGAAAGCGGGCTACGACGCGCTGCTGGTCACCGGCAAGGCGAGCGAGCCGACCGTGCTCGTGGTGCGCGACGGCGAGGTGCGCTTCGATCCGGCCGGCGACCTCTGGGGTCAGGAGATCCCGCCGGTGTTCGACGCGCTCCGCGAGCGCTACGGCGGCAAGTCGGAGGTCGGCGTCAGCGCGATCGGTCCCGCCGGCGAGCAGCTCGCGCGCATCGCGAGCGTGATGAACGACCGCTACCACGCGTTCGGCCGCCAGGGCTTCGGCGCGATCTACGGCAGCAAGAACCTGAAGGCGATCGTCGTCTCGGGCTCGGGCGAGGTGCCGATCGCCGATCCGAAGCGCTTCCGCGAGCTCTGCCAGCAGATCACCGCGGAGTACAAGAGCGCGCTCTCGTGGCGGATGCGCTTCATGGTCTACATGACCAAGCCCAAGCGCTGGATGGGCTGGATGTATCGCCTGATGACGCGCCTCGGGATGAAGGTCGAGGCGCCCGCGCAGGCGATGCGTCAGCTGTGGAGCGACCGCGGCACGACCGGCGCGGTCGCGATCAGCGTCGAGAACGGCGACGCGCCGATCAAGAACTGGAAGGGCGTCGGCGCGGTCGACTTCCCGCTCGCGAGCAAGGGCTGGAAGCTCGATGGCAAGGAAGTCGACAAGTACATCACCAAGAAGCTGTCGTGCGGCGACTGCCCGATGCCGTGCAAGGGCATCGTCGCGGTGAAGAAGCGCGGGCTCTCCGACGTGCGTCGTCCCGACTACGAGACGATCGTCGGCTTCGGCGCGAACCTGCTCAACGACGACCTCGAGATCGTCACCGCCTGCCACGACGCCTGCAACCGCTACGGCATGGACGCCGTCAGCGCGAGCGCGACGCTCGCCTGGGTCTGCGACCTGATGGACGAGGGCATCCTCACCAAGGACGACCTCGACGGCATCGACATGCGCTGGGGCAACGGCGAAGCGGCGCTCGCGCTCACCATCAAGATGGGCAAGGGCGAGGGCTGCGGCGCCTGGCTGCGTCACGGCAGCGCGCGCGCCGCGGCGCACATCGGACGCGGCGCCGAGCGCTTCGCGATCCACGTGCACGGCCAGGAGCCGGCCTACCACGACTCGCGCTTCACCTCGCTGATGGGCGTCACCTACATCGCCGATCCGACGCCCGGACGGCACACCGCCGGCAGCGCGTCGTGGAACGAGACCTTCAACTCGAAGTTCCCGATCCCGAACGCGGTCGACCCAAAGGAGGTCACGGTCGCGTGGCACGGCACCGAGGGCAAGGGCGTCGCGCAGGCGCACTTCTCGAACGCGCACCAGGTGCTGAACGGCCTCGGTCTCTGCATGTTCACCAACCTGACCGGCGGGCTGCCGTGGCTCGATCTGGTCAACGCCCTCACCGGCTGGGGCATGACCGAGAAGGACCTGCTGCTCGCCGGCGAGCGCATCCAGAACCTGCGCGCCGCGTTCAACCGCCGCGAGGGCATCAAGCCGTCGGACTTCCAGCCGCACCCGCGCATGCTCGGCGAGGGCGACGGCAACCTGCAGAAGGGCCCGCTCAAGGGCATCAAGGTGCCGCTGATCCAGCTCAAGGAGGACTACTACCGCGCCATGGGCTGGAACCCGGTCACCGGCCACCTGTCGCGCGAGCGCGCCGAGCGGCTCGGCATGAGCGAGCTCCTCGCCGGGTACGTCGACGGGTGA
- a CDS encoding MoaD/ThiS family protein yields the protein MTLLGRLRERLAGRKARGGTIRVRVLLKGRTGSGWYDVDEQLALPEGATLATLLDAAERRGIRLREALATSPHLAHTLMLNGERCPVEENRERVLADGDEIYLLAPLAGG from the coding sequence ATGACGCTCCTCGGCCGCCTGCGCGAGCGCCTCGCCGGCCGCAAGGCGCGCGGCGGCACGATCCGCGTGCGCGTCCTGCTCAAGGGTCGCACCGGGAGCGGCTGGTACGACGTCGACGAGCAGCTCGCGCTGCCCGAGGGCGCGACCCTCGCGACGTTGCTCGACGCCGCCGAGCGCCGCGGCATCCGTCTGCGCGAGGCGCTCGCGACGAGCCCGCACCTCGCGCACACGCTGATGCTGAACGGCGAGCGCTGCCCGGTCGAGGAGAACCGCGAGCGCGTGCTCGCCGACGGCGACGAGATCTACCTTCTCGCGCCGCTCGCCGGCGGCTGA
- a CDS encoding AraC family transcriptional regulator ligand-binding domain-containing protein, with the protein MPPRPTQPSSDLRAQLAALARLGYDAERLRAAAGVSREDLDDPEKRFPYEVSAAVLKGAMAERRLTHLGLRLAASVPFGAYDVVDYLVFSCDTVRDGLERLARYFATVTQAVSLHVSDEPDEAGVRFEVRDALGAPGTFRFVSEFTAAITARRLHEGTGGRCRARYAAFQHDGASDAELEDLVGCPIRFRAAWSGLALSRDAAALPFERRDPVLRRLLEDHARELDARVLPLELGVAVIRRAVAAELARGDARLATVARRLGTTSRTLQRRLRAEGLSHQQLLDEARREAAERYLRESSLAIAEIAYLLGYSEPSAFHRAFRRWSGTTPSEVRARAAALPSGATQPPASGARR; encoded by the coding sequence GTGCCGCCGCGACCCACGCAGCCGAGCAGCGACCTGCGCGCGCAGCTCGCCGCGCTCGCCCGGCTCGGCTACGACGCCGAGCGGCTCCGCGCCGCCGCCGGCGTGTCGCGCGAGGACCTCGACGACCCGGAGAAGCGCTTTCCCTACGAGGTGTCGGCGGCGGTGCTCAAGGGCGCCATGGCGGAGCGGAGGCTCACGCACTTGGGTCTCCGCCTTGCGGCGAGCGTCCCGTTCGGCGCCTACGACGTCGTCGACTACCTGGTGTTCAGCTGCGACACCGTGCGCGACGGGCTCGAGCGCCTGGCGCGCTACTTCGCGACCGTGACCCAGGCGGTCTCGCTGCACGTGAGCGACGAACCGGACGAAGCGGGCGTGCGCTTCGAGGTGCGCGACGCGCTCGGCGCTCCGGGCACCTTCCGCTTCGTCTCGGAGTTCACCGCCGCGATCACCGCGCGCCGCCTGCACGAGGGAACGGGCGGCCGCTGCCGCGCGCGCTACGCGGCCTTTCAGCACGACGGCGCGAGCGACGCCGAGCTCGAGGATCTCGTCGGCTGCCCGATTCGCTTCCGCGCCGCGTGGTCCGGGCTCGCGCTGTCGCGCGACGCGGCGGCGCTGCCGTTCGAGCGTCGCGACCCGGTGCTCCGCCGGCTCCTCGAGGACCACGCGCGCGAGCTCGACGCGCGCGTCCTGCCGCTCGAACTCGGCGTCGCGGTGATCCGGCGCGCGGTCGCGGCCGAGCTCGCGAGAGGTGATGCGCGGCTCGCCACCGTCGCGCGACGCCTCGGTACGACGTCCCGCACGCTGCAGCGCAGGCTGCGCGCCGAGGGGCTCTCGCACCAGCAGCTGCTCGACGAGGCGCGACGCGAGGCCGCCGAGCGCTACCTGCGCGAGTCGTCGCTCGCGATCGCCGAGATCGCCTACCTGCTGGGATACTCCGAGCCGAGCGCCTTCCACCGCGCGTTTCGCCGCTGGTCGGGGACGACGCCGAGCGAGGTGCGCGCGCGGGCCGCGGCTCTCCCGTCCGGCGCGACTCAGCCGCCGGCGAGCGGCGCGAGAAGGTAG
- a CDS encoding TetR/AcrR family transcriptional regulator produces MRDPEATHEAILAAAQAMMAEHGPSGVTVSDVARRAGVNRGTAYQHFPTRERLIAEVLDRLGRRTKEALDADAPPSLDARVDATVKYFVEHPELIRVSLFRMLAGIPHPSEELWRDYVARVRALATGPGSREGIDADMLAVILLGATMLWSLRVQSGSASAAATRRYLRELKRLLLYGVVRPEHHPELAAAVRGDAVRSGGHRATPARRARRAG; encoded by the coding sequence GTGCGCGACCCGGAGGCGACGCACGAGGCGATCCTCGCCGCCGCGCAGGCGATGATGGCCGAGCACGGGCCGTCCGGCGTCACGGTGAGCGACGTCGCGCGGCGCGCCGGCGTGAACCGCGGCACCGCGTACCAGCACTTCCCGACCCGGGAGCGGCTGATCGCCGAGGTGCTCGACCGGCTCGGGCGTCGCACCAAGGAAGCGCTCGACGCCGACGCGCCGCCGAGCCTGGACGCGCGCGTCGACGCCACCGTCAAGTACTTCGTCGAGCACCCGGAGCTGATCCGGGTGTCGCTGTTCCGCATGCTCGCCGGGATCCCGCACCCGAGCGAGGAGCTGTGGCGCGACTACGTGGCACGCGTGCGCGCGCTGGCGACGGGGCCGGGCAGCCGCGAGGGGATCGACGCCGACATGCTCGCGGTGATCCTGCTCGGCGCGACCATGCTGTGGTCGCTGCGCGTGCAGAGCGGGTCGGCGAGCGCCGCCGCGACGCGGCGCTACCTGCGCGAGCTCAAGCGGCTGCTGCTCTACGGCGTCGTGCGCCCGGAGCATCATCCCGAGCTCGCTGCCGCGGTACGCGGCGACGCCGTGCGCAGCGGCGGGCACCGCGCGACGCCGGCACGACGCGCGCGCCGCGCCGGTTGA
- a CDS encoding amidohydrolase family protein encodes MRLEDMVLVSVDDHVVEPPDMFERHVPAAWRDKAPRVIRTPNGDDVWSYEGQIRPNVGLNAVAGRAPEEYGFEPTSFEQMRRGCYDVHERIRDMNVNGVLASMCFGSFPSFCGILWVRSKDKQAAHVMLEAYNDWHIDEWCASYPGRFIPLAQLPLWDIDLMTQQVRRVAKKGCHAVAFPENPTLLGLPSIHDRAWDPFWRACCDERVVLAIHIGSVWQPQPPSRDSAPETMMAGVPIACLHTATDFIYSDVFRRFPELRVALSEGGIGWIPYLFDRLDYLHERHRAWTRWDLGGERPSDVFRRHFLTCFIDDPTGVRLRDAIGVDGISWECDYPHSDSTWPHAPERLMKSLHGVPDDEIDKITHQNALRFFHFDALGLVGGRDQATVGALRAQAKDVDLTPLSERAGKPPAEHDRPVTAGDVLRQLATVLDGNAARASS; translated from the coding sequence ATGCGCCTCGAAGACATGGTTCTCGTCAGCGTCGACGACCACGTCGTCGAGCCGCCCGACATGTTCGAGCGGCACGTGCCGGCGGCGTGGCGCGACAAGGCGCCGCGCGTCATCCGCACGCCGAACGGCGACGACGTCTGGTCGTACGAGGGCCAGATCCGCCCCAACGTCGGCCTGAACGCGGTCGCGGGGCGCGCGCCCGAGGAGTACGGCTTCGAGCCGACGAGCTTCGAGCAGATGCGCCGCGGCTGCTACGACGTGCACGAGCGCATCCGCGACATGAACGTGAACGGCGTGCTCGCGTCGATGTGCTTCGGCTCGTTCCCGTCGTTCTGCGGCATCCTCTGGGTGCGCTCGAAGGACAAGCAGGCCGCGCACGTCATGCTCGAGGCCTACAACGATTGGCACATCGACGAGTGGTGCGCGTCCTACCCCGGACGCTTCATCCCGCTCGCGCAGCTGCCGCTGTGGGACATCGACTTGATGACCCAACAGGTGCGGCGCGTCGCGAAGAAGGGCTGCCACGCGGTCGCCTTCCCCGAGAACCCGACGCTGCTCGGCCTGCCGAGCATCCACGACCGCGCGTGGGATCCGTTCTGGCGCGCCTGCTGCGACGAGCGGGTCGTGCTCGCGATCCACATCGGCAGCGTCTGGCAGCCGCAGCCGCCGTCGCGCGACTCGGCGCCCGAGACCATGATGGCCGGCGTGCCGATCGCGTGCCTGCACACCGCGACCGACTTCATCTACTCCGACGTCTTTCGGCGCTTCCCCGAGCTGCGCGTCGCGCTGTCCGAGGGCGGCATCGGCTGGATCCCGTACCTCTTCGACCGCCTCGACTACCTGCACGAGCGTCACCGCGCGTGGACGCGCTGGGACCTCGGCGGCGAGCGTCCGAGCGACGTCTTCCGCCGTCACTTCCTGACCTGCTTCATCGACGACCCGACCGGCGTGCGGCTGCGCGACGCGATCGGCGTCGACGGCATCTCCTGGGAGTGCGACTACCCGCACTCCGACAGCACCTGGCCGCACGCGCCGGAGCGTCTGATGAAGAGCCTCCACGGCGTGCCGGACGACGAGATCGACAAGATCACGCACCAGAACGCGCTGCGCTTCTTCCACTTCGACGCGCTCGGGCTCGTCGGCGGACGCGACCAGGCGACGGTCGGCGCGCTGCGCGCGCAGGCGAAGGACGTCGACCTGACGCCGCTCTCCGAGCGCGCCGGCAAGCCGCCCGCCGAGCACGACCGTCCGGTCACCGCGGGCGACGTCCTGCGCCAGCTCGCGACCGTCCTCGACGGCAACGCCGCGCGCGCTTCTTCTTGA
- a CDS encoding cytochrome P450: MSEASDTMREFDPYDWSFHEDPYPTYRWLRDEAPAYHNPRVGFWAISRYEDVLAAFKDTERLSNAKGVSLEQSSHGDPSETASFLAMDPPRHDVMRGLVARGFTPRRVAELEPRIRALATEHIDRVIEQGRCDFIKDFAGKLPMDVISEMLGVPVADRDTLRHWADTLLHREDGVREIPPAGIEAALNIVAYFQDLVKDRHARPTEDLPSALLAAEVDGRRLTDKEIISFLFLMVIAGNETTTKLLGNALYWLWRNPEQRALVAADPSLIPAWVEETLRYDPSTQMLARTVRGGYELHGERLQDGERVLILIGAANRDERVFPNPDAYDVRRDASAHLAFGKGTHFCMGASLARLEGRVALEEVCRRLPDFEIDPSGLERVHSMNVRGFAAMPISFTPGRREG, encoded by the coding sequence ATGAGCGAAGCGAGCGACACGATGCGCGAGTTCGATCCCTACGACTGGAGCTTCCACGAGGACCCCTACCCGACCTACCGCTGGCTGCGCGACGAGGCGCCCGCCTACCACAACCCGCGCGTCGGCTTCTGGGCGATCTCGCGCTACGAGGACGTGCTCGCCGCGTTCAAGGACACCGAGCGGCTGTCGAACGCGAAGGGCGTGTCGCTCGAGCAGTCGTCGCACGGCGACCCGTCGGAGACGGCGTCGTTCCTCGCCATGGACCCGCCGCGCCACGACGTGATGCGCGGGCTCGTCGCGCGCGGCTTCACGCCGAGGCGCGTCGCCGAGCTCGAGCCCCGCATCCGCGCGCTCGCGACCGAGCACATCGACCGCGTCATCGAGCAGGGACGCTGCGACTTCATCAAGGACTTCGCCGGCAAGCTGCCGATGGACGTGATCAGCGAGATGCTCGGCGTCCCGGTCGCCGACCGCGACACGCTGCGCCACTGGGCGGACACGCTGCTGCACCGCGAGGACGGCGTGCGCGAGATCCCGCCGGCGGGCATCGAGGCGGCGCTCAACATCGTCGCCTACTTCCAGGACCTGGTGAAGGACCGCCACGCGCGGCCGACGGAGGATCTGCCGAGCGCGCTGCTCGCGGCCGAGGTCGACGGCCGCCGCCTCACCGACAAGGAGATCATCTCGTTTCTGTTCTTGATGGTGATCGCCGGCAACGAGACCACGACCAAGCTGCTCGGCAACGCGCTCTACTGGCTGTGGCGCAACCCCGAGCAGCGCGCGCTGGTCGCCGCCGATCCGAGCCTGATCCCGGCGTGGGTCGAGGAGACGCTGCGCTACGATCCCTCGACGCAGATGCTCGCGCGCACGGTGCGCGGCGGCTACGAGCTGCACGGCGAGCGCCTGCAGGACGGCGAGCGCGTGCTGATCCTGATCGGGGCCGCGAACCGCGACGAGCGCGTCTTCCCGAATCCCGACGCCTACGACGTCCGGCGCGACGCGAGCGCGCACCTCGCCTTCGGCAAGGGCACGCACTTCTGCATGGGCGCGTCGCTCGCGCGCCTCGAGGGACGGGTCGCGCTCGAGGAGGTGTGCCGTCGCTTGCCGGACTTCGAGATCGACCCGAGCGGCCTCGAGCGCGTGCACTCGATGAACGTCCGCGGCTTCGCCGCGATGCCGATCTCGTTCACGCCCGGCCGCAGGGAGGGTTGA
- a CDS encoding ABC transporter substrate-binding protein, whose amino-acid sequence MARRARNEFLPVKVGWLGACLDGEGGGYDKIHRMAFEEAREQGVFTRGVEHVIHEEDGLPNGSAHNAIAGYKWLVEQGCVIVAGAYSSDNAIAVAPVVNELKVPLISWCGTERFSGEYCFQLGNGDCGGDAALMAHWLKRKGYRRIAVLNEVSPNGEEYFRFFRQECRRLELSIGAVETVSQQPRDLAESLANLKQANCDALAYMGYGMLFAQGLVRPALEKIGWDPPRIMTTAFMFYLVGFEHFEGWVGIDQLCLENPLVEPFRARFEKRYGTNPPMWPNAIPVLAYDTARVMVEALHRAPLLTGPGVKEGLERIRFMPSTTGGPRTHIACSPYDHKMLKGDWLLYGRVRNGKLELEGLYEPAPGAF is encoded by the coding sequence ATGGCGCGACGCGCGCGCAACGAGTTCCTGCCGGTCAAGGTCGGCTGGCTCGGCGCCTGCCTCGACGGCGAGGGCGGCGGCTACGACAAGATCCACCGGATGGCGTTCGAGGAAGCGCGCGAGCAAGGCGTCTTCACGCGCGGCGTCGAGCACGTGATCCACGAGGAGGACGGGCTGCCGAACGGCTCCGCGCACAACGCGATCGCGGGCTACAAGTGGCTCGTCGAGCAAGGCTGCGTGATCGTCGCCGGCGCGTACAGCTCGGACAACGCGATCGCGGTCGCGCCGGTGGTCAACGAGCTCAAGGTGCCGCTGATCTCGTGGTGCGGCACCGAGCGCTTCTCCGGCGAGTACTGCTTCCAGCTCGGCAACGGCGACTGCGGCGGCGACGCCGCGCTCATGGCGCACTGGCTCAAGCGCAAGGGCTACCGGCGCATCGCGGTGCTGAACGAGGTGTCGCCGAACGGCGAGGAGTACTTCCGCTTCTTCCGCCAGGAGTGCCGCCGGCTCGAGCTGTCGATCGGCGCCGTCGAGACCGTGTCGCAGCAGCCGCGCGACCTCGCCGAGAGCCTCGCCAACCTGAAGCAGGCGAACTGCGACGCGCTCGCCTACATGGGCTACGGGATGCTCTTCGCGCAGGGGCTCGTGCGCCCCGCGCTCGAGAAGATCGGCTGGGACCCGCCGCGCATCATGACGACGGCGTTCATGTTCTACCTGGTCGGCTTCGAGCACTTCGAGGGCTGGGTCGGGATCGACCAGCTCTGCCTCGAGAACCCGCTCGTCGAGCCCTTCCGCGCGCGCTTCGAGAAGCGCTACGGGACGAACCCGCCGATGTGGCCGAACGCGATCCCGGTGCTCGCCTACGACACCGCGCGCGTCATGGTCGAGGCGCTGCATCGCGCGCCACTGCTCACCGGTCCGGGCGTCAAGGAAGGGCTCGAGCGCATCCGCTTCATGCCGTCGACGACCGGCGGTCCGCGCACGCACATCGCGTGCAGTCCGTACGACCACAAGATGCTGAAGGGCGACTGGCTGCTCTACGGCCGCGTCCGCAACGGCAAGCTCGAGCTCGAGGGGCTCTACGAGCCCGCACCGGGGGCCTTCTGA